The DNA sequence tgtacgACGAGCGTCTCCTGAATTCTCCAAGAGTTGACAAAATGGTCTTCAACAAAAAGAACGAGAATGCTCATCAAATCTATACTAGTAAAAGCCTACAACTTTATGAGGTAACGTACTCTATTATCTTTTCAATAAGATATGCTAAGGAATACCGAAACCAATTAATCAGTTTATTAATCAAATCggaatgtgtatatatatattttttgttttaaattttaaactgatttcaaattgaattgattttatgtatcacatcaatattatttaaatataatcaaTTCATTTCTAAAAGGAAGGGAATAATAACCAatctaatgaaaaaaatatttgaatttttttttttaatagattgtTTTGGTCTCTTGACTCTTGAGAtggtatatatattcattttgtgTTAATTAATTGCCACTGAAACTCGGCTAGCTTAGCTTCGCTTTCCAACCCAGGGCTTAGATTTCACTCTTACAACCTTAGAAGAATATATAAACTTAACAAAATGCCGTTCTGTAATTTTATTtctgtaaaaaattattttgataaaaaaaatgaaacgtagtctttttttttttcccctcaatGCTTtgtagaaagaagataaatactttgtcatttgtaataaatattaatgaaactttcttagaaaaaaaaaaaactactcatttttttaaaattatcgaTTAATCGaccttttccttttcaatttctcCCATATAGAAAATTCAAGAATCTCAATAGCTATTGAATTCTTCAAAGGAAGCTTTTAGCTTCCATATCTCTTAAATgatttgttatatatttatgaccACCTAGAACTGTTTTTTTTCACTTCGAGCACAATATTTACCATTATTTCCTTTCGTTTAGCCCACAAAGTCTCTAAATCACTGTGAAGAAGAGGTAGACATTAAGGGTTTGTAGTATTCAATTTTACTTTCGTATAGTGTGGTACTTGTTTCGGGCGTTATAGGGCGTGGGTCCAATTCCAATAGAAACCGGACCCGGTCCAGTTCCATCCAAGCCGAATCCTTTTAGGTTATGACtttaatttgaagatgatgTGACAAAGAAACCACAACCTTTCCTTTGATGtaaactttatcattttatcaatattatgcGAACTAGGTACTATATGTTATgacacaaataataattataaacctAGTTAACAACTTTCAAGAACATGTTCCTATAATTCTGGCATACATAACCTTTTTCGTTTCAAAAcatatttgatttgatatatctTCTTTATATTGATGCATCTTGGGAAcggtaatatttttctattcattttataacttctaAATGTTTTTTTGTAAGATGCATTTAGATATGAAGTTAATTGTCTTTATATATTCtgattttaatcattattttataccGAGCCACCTTGCCTTCTCAAACAAATATTCTttggatttgttttcttttctcactttctttcaatctatagaaaaataaagaattgtAGTATTCagtccaataaatattttacagaaGGAGCAGAGCCTTTTTGAagcaaaaaataatagtttCTATTTCAATGGACGATTATTAAAAGTCGGGTATGATGAAATTGAGAAGAGGAAGACGGAGCAGGAGGCCGATGTGGAGGAGTGGGAGAAGTGGGAGAAACAGAAGGATGAGGAGGAGGGTAACGCGGCTCGAGCTCAATTGGTAGTTGCTACACTCATTACAACCGTGACCTTTGCAGCAGGCATTAACATGCCAAGGGGTTTCATTGGTGGAGATGATCATCCACATCCAGGCTCTGCAATTTTTAAAAGTGCTGCTTTCAAAGCATTCATCATTACAGACGCCCTATCGTTGATGCTATCTAGTTCTGCTATCTTTCTCCACCTATTTATTCCGTTTATCCCATCTGCTAAATCCATGCCCAAGGAGCGCACACGTTTTCTTAAAATAGCCTTAGGGTTCCTTCTTTCCTCCATGGTACCAATGGTTTTGGCATTTGTTACATGTAcatatgctttgttggagcatTCAAATATTGCCATTTCCACTTGTATTATTTGCTTATCCTTCTTTCCCAtccttgtttatatatttaaagaaatgCGGTGGTACGTGCCTAATTAAGATTTAACCACTATGTAAAGATGTTTTTGatctaatcaataaaaatattatgagtacgGAACTTtgtttttaagataaatatcaTTGTATATTGGGTTTAATTGCAAATTTAGTAACTTAGTTTTCGTCGATTTCCAAAATGACACCTGAGCTAGTTACTCAACTCGTAAAATTTATACGTGCAATTGCAAGCTATTACAACTCGCAACTTCCATTGAACTCCCTTTACGATTTT is a window from the Juglans regia cultivar Chandler chromosome 7, Walnut 2.0, whole genome shotgun sequence genome containing:
- the LOC108992644 gene encoding ankyrin repeat-containing protein At5g02620-like, with translation MTKNILERYGGDLCKQADQNGWTPLHMAAYLGCIEPTKLLLQYGREVAYMKDAEGRTALHIAAHCNQKEVTKEIISMCPDCCEVVDNKGRNALHLAVHLTKYKSPPIAALIIQDKSSLRNLLNQKDNDGNTPLHHYCNYFNLYDERLLNSPRVDKMVFNKKNENAHQIYTSKSLQLYEKEQSLFEAKNNSFYFNGRLLKVGYDEIEKRKTEQEADVEEWEKWEKQKDEEEGNAARAQLVVATLITTVTFAAGINMPRGFIGGDDHPHPGSAIFKSAAFKAFIITDALSLMLSSSAIFLHLFIPFIPSAKSMPKERTRFLKIALGFLLSSMVPMVLAFVTCTYALLEHSNIAISTCIICLSFFPILVYIFKEMRWYVPN